The Oscillatoria salina IIICB1 genome contains the following window.
TCTGGCAATAATCCCTAGATTTCTGAACAAATCAGCCGTTAAGCTTTTCATTATTTTGTAGAGGCATTGTAGACAACATCGACAAATAATATCTAAATATCTAGACAAATTTTTTCTTGCTTACTTCCCACCTCACAAATCCTCAATTTCCAATCCCTCATCCCCTCAACCTAAACCAATATCCAGAAACGTCATTACTGCAAACCCTGCCATAATACCTAGAGTACCTTCTTGTTCGCGTCCATATTGATGAGATTCGGGGATAATATCATCACTAATAACAAATAGCATTGCGCCCGCAGCAAAAGACATCGCCCAAGGTAAAATACTTTGAGCAATTGTTACTACTCCTGCGCCAATTAAACCACCAATGGGCTCAACTAAACCAGTTAAAAGAGAAATTCCTAGAGCAGAAAAAATGCTATAATCATGCCCAACTAAAGATAAAGCTACGACTAAACCTTCAGGAAGATTTTGCAAACCGATACCAATAGCTAAAGGTATTCCTTGGGAAAAATCACCGCTACCAAAGTTCACTCCCACTGCTAAACCTTCAGGAAAATTGTGCATGGTAATAGCAAAAATAAACAACCAAATTCGCCTTAATTTAGCACCTTTTTTACCTTCTTGACGATGAAAAAAGTGCTCGTGGGGTAAAAAATGGTGAGTTAACTTTAAAAAAGCACCACCCAAAATTACTCCAAA
Protein-coding sequences here:
- a CDS encoding ZIP family metal transporter; the protein is MNPILAGVIASAIAGLATFIGALPVILPLGYIKRAQGAMLGFGGGVMLAATAFSLIVPGKDAAIAQGASQLGAAGIIVFGVILGGAFLKLTHHFLPHEHFFHRQEGKKGAKLRRIWLFIFAITMHNFPEGLAVGVNFGSGDFSQGIPLAIGIGLQNLPEGLVVALSLVGHDYSIFSALGISLLTGLVEPIGGLIGAGVVTIAQSILPWAMSFAAGAMLFVISDDIIPESHQYGREQEGTLGIMAGFAVMTFLDIGLG